Proteins encoded together in one Cyanobium sp. WAJ14-Wanaka window:
- a CDS encoding glycosyltransferase, with protein sequence MTISVITPTRLLPDRLEMLEELNQSLKNNDCDIEHVIVVDGTKREPLPIDFCKYATIIYTERPVGQAAARNLGLAVAKGRWITSADDDDWLHPHSIDKRLEAINCNHGALWAAGYCTDDHKLDPAIVSPGPSAAGDIWRAWPSPSDSIPLGPTTLLVEANLLKKAGGWMGLPQAEDIGMMMAVTSMAPGVVIGAYVYHIRLHGGQMTKTKWFNDLELLSRKSAWERGEQILARTQINIQQEALELAMGPRNPMEHRAPCRDFHSRQPATDPAGSSLLVPTR encoded by the coding sequence ATGACCATAAGCGTAATAACCCCCACCAGGCTCCTGCCGGATCGCCTGGAGATGCTGGAGGAGCTAAATCAAAGCCTCAAAAACAATGACTGCGATATTGAGCACGTAATAGTTGTAGACGGAACAAAACGGGAGCCTCTGCCCATAGATTTCTGCAAATATGCAACCATAATTTATACCGAACGCCCCGTGGGCCAGGCGGCAGCTCGAAACCTAGGGCTAGCCGTGGCAAAGGGCCGCTGGATTACCAGTGCAGACGACGACGACTGGCTCCACCCCCATTCAATCGACAAACGGCTGGAAGCAATCAATTGCAACCATGGTGCCCTTTGGGCGGCTGGTTATTGCACCGATGACCACAAGCTGGATCCCGCAATAGTGTCCCCAGGCCCCAGTGCGGCTGGGGACATTTGGCGGGCATGGCCCAGCCCAAGCGACAGCATTCCCCTCGGTCCAACCACCCTGCTGGTGGAGGCAAATTTGCTTAAAAAAGCTGGGGGCTGGATGGGGCTCCCCCAGGCGGAAGACATTGGCATGATGATGGCAGTTACATCAATGGCGCCGGGCGTAGTAATCGGGGCATACGTGTATCACATCCGCCTCCATGGCGGCCAGATGACCAAAACCAAATGGTTCAATGATCTGGAGCTTCTTTCACGAAAATCCGCCTGGGAAAGGGGCGAACAGATCCTTGCTCGTACGCAAATAAATATCCAACAGGAAGCTTTGGAACTGGCCATGGGGCCACGGAACCCTATGGAGCACCGCGCTCCATGCCGTGATTTCCACTCCCGCCAGCCAGCAACTGATCCAGCTGGCAGTTCCCTACTTGTCCCAACGCGATAG
- a CDS encoding SDR family NAD(P)-dependent oxidoreductase gives MGSDGNQPSLHILITGASSGIGFEAASQLLAAGHQLTLPCRDGATATGLRNRLAGLGQGLESQIQTPICDLADLGSVLECGQSLLQAGKPIHSLVLNAGLQYSGAAETRWSAQGFELTIAVNHLAHQVLLQQLLPLLKQASKPRLVVTGSEVHDPSTPGGKVGQAAGLGDLDGLRQGPGAPMLDGISRFNAEKAYKDSKLCNLLMAQELERRQRGQIQVLAWSPGLVIPRQDGGFFRYSRSHNPLGQALFAFAARDLLRVCETPQKAGALLAGLASNFMDKRPGFGYWSNRVLGPGRLEFGPSEPSAEAKSEALARELWDLSERWGRS, from the coding sequence ATGGGGAGTGACGGGAACCAGCCAAGCCTGCACATCCTGATCACCGGCGCCAGCTCCGGGATCGGCTTCGAAGCGGCAAGCCAGTTGCTAGCAGCTGGCCATCAACTAACCCTGCCCTGCCGGGATGGGGCCACGGCCACTGGGCTGCGCAACCGCCTTGCGGGCCTGGGCCAGGGCCTGGAAAGCCAGATCCAAACGCCGATCTGCGATCTGGCGGATCTGGGCAGTGTCCTGGAGTGCGGCCAATCCTTGCTCCAGGCAGGCAAACCCATACACAGCCTGGTGCTCAACGCAGGCCTGCAATACAGCGGCGCCGCCGAGACGCGATGGTCGGCCCAGGGCTTTGAGCTGACGATCGCCGTAAACCATCTGGCCCACCAGGTGCTGCTGCAGCAGCTTTTGCCCCTGCTGAAGCAGGCCAGCAAGCCGCGGCTGGTGGTTACGGGCTCGGAGGTGCACGACCCCAGCACCCCTGGCGGCAAGGTCGGCCAGGCTGCCGGGCTTGGCGATCTAGACGGGCTGCGCCAGGGCCCGGGGGCGCCGATGCTCGATGGAATCAGCCGCTTCAATGCCGAAAAGGCCTACAAGGACAGCAAGCTCTGCAACCTGCTGATGGCCCAGGAGCTGGAACGCAGACAACGGGGGCAAATTCAGGTGCTGGCCTGGAGCCCGGGGCTGGTGATCCCGCGCCAAGACGGCGGCTTCTTTCGCTACAGCCGCAGCCACAACCCCTTGGGCCAAGCCCTCTTTGCCTTCGCTGCCCGAGACCTGCTGCGGGTCTGCGAAACACCCCAAAAAGCGGGGGCACTGCTGGCGGGGCTGGCAAGCAATTTCATGGACAAACGGCCTGGCTTTGGCTACTGGAGCAACAGGGTGCTGGGCCCCGGCAGGTTGGAATTTGGGCCATCCGAGCCCAGTGCTGAGGCCAAATCCGAAGCACTAGCCCGTGAGCTATGGGACCTCAGTGAGCGCTGGGGAAGGAGCTAG
- a CDS encoding glutathione S-transferase family protein: MGDQELVLLHAAPSYYSMVARLALVEAGVAFCSQLIDIHLAKQQLGDRYRQLNPAMTVPTLCAADWSSPGARIWTDSRDILTFASQSAAATWLDFCPNLRDQIADVVAGHYAISIEDLTFGKAILSNPVLKRIVPKLLQSLVDGLERRAEGAADGGASLRAKAQQNRERLAYFSQGSQLDKLDLMRTQVGSYLASLPLVTGGPGLFGDRPSSADVVVAVLFARLEMIQELDLEARPDLQAWWLQFQQRKSFRQAEIWTRFRRRRFVQAIFVAKLGPRPIPV, translated from the coding sequence ATGGGCGATCAAGAGCTTGTGCTGCTGCACGCGGCACCTTCCTATTACTCGATGGTGGCCCGGCTGGCCCTGGTGGAGGCGGGCGTGGCGTTTTGCAGCCAATTAATAGATATCCATTTGGCCAAGCAGCAGCTAGGTGATCGCTACCGCCAGCTCAACCCGGCGATGACGGTGCCGACACTTTGTGCGGCCGATTGGAGCTCCCCTGGGGCTCGGATCTGGACTGATAGCCGCGACATCCTGACCTTTGCATCCCAGTCGGCTGCTGCTACCTGGCTGGATTTTTGCCCCAATTTGCGAGATCAGATTGCCGATGTGGTGGCGGGCCACTACGCCATCTCGATCGAGGACCTCACCTTTGGTAAGGCCATTCTCAGTAATCCCGTGCTGAAGCGGATCGTGCCGAAGCTGCTCCAATCGCTTGTCGACGGCCTGGAGCGGCGGGCAGAGGGGGCCGCCGATGGAGGGGCCAGCCTGCGGGCGAAGGCGCAGCAAAACCGGGAGAGACTTGCCTATTTCAGCCAGGGCAGCCAGCTGGACAAACTCGATTTGATGCGGACTCAGGTGGGCAGCTATCTGGCTTCTTTGCCCCTGGTGACTGGGGGGCCAGGCCTGTTTGGCGATCGCCCCAGCAGCGCCGATGTGGTGGTGGCTGTGTTGTTTGCCCGTTTGGAGATGATCCAGGAGCTGGACCTGGAGGCCCGCCCCGATTTGCAGGCCTGGTGGCTGCAGTTCCAGCAGCGCAAGAGCTTCAGGCAGGCTGAAATTTGGACCCGCTTTCGCCGCCGCCGCTTTGTCCAGGCGATCTTTGTGGCGAAGCTGGGCCCCAGGCCAATTCCCGTCTAG
- a CDS encoding HupE/UreJ family protein: MASFSAVATLLLAAIPAQAHGSAGAGLAGGGLAGGLMHPLMGLDHLLMLLAVGAVGAFISPALLGWALGGALVGGMVGSSLASFGLNLPAGELLAALAIVALGIVIFASAKGRSITFTPALVALGVSFHSMLHGLEVPQDGSSLGWWMGALAASALVAGCSYGVCKYFANRGITRLAIPVAVGFTLSGVILSGLALASGGI; this comes from the coding sequence TTGGCGTCCTTTTCTGCTGTTGCAACCCTGCTGCTTGCGGCGATTCCAGCCCAGGCCCACGGCTCAGCCGGCGCTGGCCTAGCTGGTGGGGGATTGGCTGGTGGCCTGATGCATCCCCTGATGGGGCTCGACCACCTCTTGATGCTGTTGGCAGTGGGCGCCGTAGGGGCATTTATTTCCCCTGCGCTGCTGGGCTGGGCCCTTGGCGGCGCCCTAGTTGGCGGGATGGTTGGCAGCTCTTTGGCTTCCTTCGGCCTCAATTTGCCGGCGGGTGAGCTGTTGGCGGCCCTAGCGATTGTGGCACTGGGAATAGTCATTTTTGCCTCTGCCAAGGGACGCAGCATTACCTTCACCCCGGCGCTGGTGGCCCTGGGGGTGAGCTTTCACTCCATGCTCCATGGCCTGGAGGTCCCCCAGGACGGCAGCAGCCTTGGTTGGTGGATGGGTGCCCTAGCTGCTTCGGCGCTGGTGGCGGGTTGCTCCTATGGGGTCTGCAAATATTTTGCTAATCGGGGTATTACTCGCCTTGCAATTCCAGTTGCTGTGGGATTCACCCTTTCTGGGGTAATTCTCTCGGGCCTGGCCCTGGCGAGTGGTGGTATTTAG
- a CDS encoding energy-coupling factor ABC transporter permease produces MHIHPGILAAPKIIGANYTALVTLAGFAPALLKKPLLLVKTIAAALIFSLLMQVVHFPVGPSELHLVGASIVYFLFGFLPAMFGFAIGLLLQGLVFEPQDLMHLGVNTLSLILPLIATHQLLGKRFFAKGENGLAVNWAQIVKFDAIYYSGVVVMVGFWLLNGSEATPLQSWATWAISYLPIVLIEPLLTYLAIKAVQGSKPGSWLRNLTSAGSLKLQGS; encoded by the coding sequence ATGCACATCCATCCCGGCATCCTTGCTGCTCCAAAGATTATTGGTGCTAACTACACCGCCCTAGTCACCCTTGCCGGTTTTGCGCCTGCCCTGCTCAAGAAGCCCCTGCTGCTTGTAAAGACCATTGCTGCAGCGTTGATCTTTTCGCTGCTGATGCAGGTTGTGCATTTTCCGGTTGGACCATCGGAGCTCCACCTAGTAGGGGCCTCCATTGTCTATTTTCTATTTGGTTTCTTGCCTGCCATGTTTGGCTTTGCCATTGGCTTGCTCCTGCAGGGCCTGGTATTTGAGCCCCAAGATTTGATGCACTTGGGTGTCAATACGCTTTCATTGATCTTGCCTCTGATCGCCACCCATCAGTTGCTTGGCAAACGCTTTTTTGCCAAGGGTGAGAATGGCTTGGCGGTGAACTGGGCCCAAATTGTCAAATTCGATGCCATCTACTACTCCGGTGTGGTGGTGATGGTGGGATTTTGGTTGCTGAATGGCAGCGAAGCGACTCCACTGCAGAGCTGGGCTACCTGGGCAATCTCCTATCTGCCGATAGTTTTGATTGAACCTCTACTTACCTACCTGGCGATTAAGGCAGTTCAGGGTTCCAAGCCTGGCAGCTGGCTTCGCAATCTGACTTCAGCGGGTTCCCTTAAGCTCCAGGGAAGCTGA
- the rpaB gene encoding response regulator transcription factor RpaB, translating to MTGSNPSTNSANIAATTGQEVARRDTILLVDDDANIRRVLETRLSMFGYDVATASDGEEALALFQTVEPDLVVLDVMMPKMDGYAVLKALRMDSDVPVVMLTACSEVKDRILGLELGADDYVIKPFSPKELEARIRCVLRRSGGSAQASPNSTTNREITVGELRVIPHKRQVFKSGERVRLTGMEFDLLEMLISRSGEPLTRQDMLTKIWGYTPERHSDTRVVDVHISRLRNKIEDDPENPELVITARGTGYLFQRLPSSNAG from the coding sequence ATGACCGGTAGCAATCCCAGCACCAACTCCGCCAATATCGCCGCCACCACTGGCCAAGAGGTGGCCCGTCGGGACACGATTCTCTTGGTAGATGACGACGCCAACATCCGGCGGGTGTTGGAAACCAGGCTCAGCATGTTTGGTTACGACGTGGCCACCGCTTCCGATGGGGAGGAGGCCCTGGCCCTATTCCAAACGGTGGAACCAGATCTGGTGGTGCTCGACGTAATGATGCCGAAGATGGATGGCTATGCCGTCCTAAAAGCCCTGCGCATGGATTCCGATGTGCCGGTGGTGATGCTCACCGCCTGCTCGGAAGTGAAAGATCGCATTCTTGGCCTGGAGCTTGGCGCCGACGACTACGTGATCAAACCCTTTAGCCCCAAGGAGCTAGAGGCCAGGATCCGCTGCGTGCTGCGTCGCTCGGGCGGCTCCGCCCAGGCCAGCCCCAACAGCACCACCAACCGGGAAATCACCGTTGGCGAACTCCGGGTGATCCCCCACAAGCGCCAAGTATTTAAAAGTGGCGAGCGGGTACGGCTCACGGGCATGGAATTCGACCTGCTCGAAATGCTGATCAGTCGCTCTGGCGAACCGCTCACCCGCCAAGACATGCTCACCAAAATCTGGGGCTACACCCCCGAGCGCCACTCCGACACCCGGGTGGTGGATGTGCACATCTCCCGGCTGCGCAACAAGATCGAAGACGATCCAGAAAACCCCGAGCTAGTAATCACCGCCAGGGGCACCGGATATCTTTTCCAGCGCCTACCTTCCAGCAACGCCGGCTGA